The following coding sequences are from one Epilithonimonas vandammei window:
- a CDS encoding thiol-disulfide oxidoreductase DCC family protein, with translation MMTEVSVSLKDKYIVFYDGECGFCNHWVQWILEKDTKDKFLFSSLQSEFGQKFLNDRNLPNEIFDTLYLWKPQHFYLTKYQAILKIATELGGIYAIASVGKIIPDFLGNQFYNLVSRNRKKLAENQCFLPNVEQRKKFIEK, from the coding sequence ATGATGACAGAAGTCTCCGTTAGTTTGAAAGATAAATATATTGTTTTTTATGATGGCGAATGCGGATTTTGCAACCATTGGGTACAATGGATTTTGGAAAAGGACACAAAAGATAAGTTTCTGTTTTCATCATTGCAATCCGAATTCGGTCAGAAGTTTTTGAATGACAGAAATCTCCCGAATGAAATTTTTGATACACTCTATCTCTGGAAACCGCAGCATTTTTACCTAACAAAATACCAGGCTATACTCAAAATAGCTACGGAACTTGGTGGGATTTATGCTATTGCTTCTGTTGGCAAAATCATCCCGGACTTTCTTGGCAATCAGTTTTATAATTTGGTTTCGCGAAACAGAAAGAAATTAGCAGAAAACCAATGCTTCTTACCCAATGTGGAACAACGGAAAAAGTTTATAGAAAAATAA
- a CDS encoding heme-binding domain-containing protein: MKKILIVLLMVFIIIQFFPIDKTNPITNEGMDFLKIKNTPEPIAKLIRNSCYDCHSNETKYPFYSNVQPVAWLLKNHIDEGRKELNFSTFATYEPKRQAHKLEEAAEYVEQKNMPLESYTLGHSDAKLSDEQRKQLVNYFRMVQKQIQQANTL; this comes from the coding sequence ATGAAAAAAATATTAATTGTATTACTTATGGTATTTATTATCATTCAATTTTTTCCGATAGACAAAACCAATCCAATAACGAATGAAGGAATGGATTTTCTGAAAATTAAAAACACGCCAGAACCGATTGCAAAACTGATCAGAAATTCTTGCTATGATTGTCATTCTAACGAAACAAAGTATCCTTTTTACAGTAATGTCCAGCCTGTTGCTTGGCTGTTAAAAAATCATATTGACGAAGGTAGAAAAGAACTAAATTTCTCTACATTTGCAACGTACGAACCAAAGCGACAAGCACACAAACTAGAAGAAGCAGCGGAGTATGTTGAGCAGAAAAATATGCCTCTGGAAAGTTATACTCTTGGTCATTCTGATGCCAAATTATCTGATGAACAGAGAAAACAGCTAGTTAATTATTTTAGAATGGTTCAGAAACAAATACAGCAAGCCAATACATTATGA
- the der gene encoding ribosome biogenesis GTPase Der: protein MSNIVAIVGRPNVGKSTLFNRLLERREAIVDSTAGVTRDRHYGKSDWNGVEFTVIDTGGYEVNTEDVFQEEISKQVQLAIDEATSIIFMLNVEEGLTDTDYEIYEKLRRSNKPVYITVNKVDSAKEELAATEFYQLGIEEYFTLSSATGSGTGELLDKIVKDFPTTDYKDPFEGLPKITIAGRPNVGKSTLTNALLDVERNIVTDVAGTTRDSIQTLYNKFGHEFVLVDTAGMRRKSKVNEDLEFYSVMRSIRSIEYSDVVIIMVDATLGWESQDMNIFGLAQKNRKGIVILVNKWDLVEKETNTTRDFEAAIRHKIGQFSDIPILFVSALTKQRILKAVEMAMQVYEDRKKKIKTSKLNEVMRPVFEATPPPAIKGKYIKIKYCVQLPTPSPQFVFFCNLPQYVKEPYKRFTENQLRKHFGFTGVPIEVYFRQK, encoded by the coding sequence ATGAGCAATATTGTTGCAATCGTTGGGCGTCCCAACGTCGGAAAATCCACTTTATTTAACCGATTATTAGAGAGGAGAGAAGCTATTGTAGATTCTACAGCGGGTGTTACTCGTGACCGTCATTACGGAAAATCCGACTGGAATGGAGTAGAGTTTACTGTTATAGACACAGGTGGATATGAAGTTAATACCGAAGATGTTTTCCAAGAAGAAATTTCGAAACAAGTTCAATTAGCCATTGATGAAGCGACCTCCATTATTTTTATGCTGAACGTGGAAGAAGGTCTTACAGACACGGATTACGAAATCTACGAGAAGCTGCGCCGTTCTAATAAGCCAGTTTATATCACTGTTAATAAGGTAGATTCTGCAAAAGAAGAATTAGCAGCCACAGAATTTTATCAGTTAGGCATAGAGGAATATTTCACATTGTCTTCGGCAACAGGTTCGGGAACCGGAGAATTGCTGGATAAGATCGTCAAAGATTTTCCAACAACGGACTATAAAGATCCTTTTGAAGGACTACCTAAAATTACTATTGCGGGACGTCCGAATGTGGGAAAATCAACCCTTACGAACGCGCTTCTGGATGTGGAAAGGAACATTGTTACAGATGTTGCAGGAACCACCAGAGACAGTATCCAGACGCTTTATAACAAGTTCGGGCACGAGTTTGTATTGGTAGATACAGCGGGGATGCGTAGAAAATCTAAGGTGAACGAAGACCTGGAATTTTATTCAGTGATGCGTTCCATTCGTTCTATAGAATATTCTGATGTTGTTATCATAATGGTAGATGCTACTTTGGGCTGGGAATCTCAGGATATGAATATTTTTGGTCTTGCTCAGAAAAACAGAAAAGGTATCGTGATACTTGTTAATAAATGGGATCTGGTAGAGAAAGAAACCAATACTACACGTGATTTTGAAGCCGCTATCAGGCACAAAATTGGGCAGTTCAGCGACATTCCTATTTTGTTTGTTTCTGCTTTGACAAAGCAGAGAATCCTGAAAGCAGTGGAAATGGCGATGCAAGTTTATGAAGACAGAAAGAAGAAAATAAAAACCTCCAAACTGAATGAGGTGATGCGTCCTGTTTTTGAAGCTACGCCACCTCCAGCCATTAAAGGTAAATATATTAAAATCAAATATTGCGTACAGTTGCCGACGCCAAGTCCGCAGTTTGTGTTTTTCTGCAATCTCCCGCAGTATGTAAAGGAGCCTTATAAACGTTTCACGGAAAATCAATTGAGAAAACATTTCGGTTTCACCGGAGTTCCTATTGAGGTTTATTTCAGACAAAAATAA
- the upp gene encoding uracil phosphoribosyltransferase, producing the protein MLAILSENFSLVNSWINDLRNIGVQQDRMKFRRNMERIGEIAAFEISKTLDQKEIEIITPLDTIKVKEIETQPVITTILRAGVPLFQGILNYFDKADCGFVAAYRKHDANDYFSIKQDYLTCPKLDGRPLIVADPMLATGASLIEAIKDLLTNGKPTSIHIVAAIASRQGVETIQNAYPDAKIWIGALDESLTSKGYITPGLGDAGDLSYGEKLQR; encoded by the coding sequence ATGTTAGCTATACTTTCAGAAAACTTCTCGCTTGTCAATTCCTGGATCAATGATTTAAGAAATATCGGTGTGCAACAGGACCGAATGAAGTTCCGTAGAAATATGGAGAGAATTGGGGAGATTGCTGCTTTCGAAATCAGTAAAACCTTAGATCAAAAAGAGATCGAAATCATAACACCACTTGATACTATTAAGGTCAAAGAAATAGAGACGCAACCTGTTATTACAACAATTCTCCGGGCGGGAGTTCCGTTGTTTCAGGGGATTTTGAATTATTTTGATAAGGCAGATTGCGGATTTGTGGCGGCTTACAGAAAACACGATGCCAATGATTATTTTTCTATTAAACAAGATTATCTGACTTGCCCCAAGTTAGACGGTCGTCCGCTCATTGTTGCAGATCCGATGCTGGCAACAGGCGCATCTCTGATTGAAGCAATCAAAGATTTGTTGACCAACGGAAAACCAACTTCCATTCATATTGTTGCAGCAATTGCCAGTCGCCAAGGCGTGGAAACCATCCAAAATGCTTATCCTGATGCCAAAATCTGGATTGGTGCTTTAGACGAAAGTTTGACCTCCAAAGGTTATATCACACCAGGTTTAGGTGATGCCGGAGATTTGTCATACGGCGAAAAACTACAGAGATAA
- a CDS encoding ComF family protein, with protein MIFDFLFPNRCLICNQIIDKSDIVCEVCFPRVNFSNHNYNDSNTLKDKLLVQFPISNAYSLLYYEKESLAQNIIQQLKYNNRENIGKNLAKWVMERVDFKNDKPDIITTVPLHYKKLKQRGYNQLHLFGNELSNFYNIPVNHTLLKRTTHSKAQAKKDQSERLKTKNAYQLTQHIDDKHILLIDDVYTTGNTISNIAWEILNNSTNVRISIMVMAMDV; from the coding sequence ATGATTTTTGATTTTCTTTTCCCAAATCGTTGTCTTATTTGCAACCAGATTATTGACAAAAGCGACATTGTCTGCGAGGTATGTTTTCCAAGAGTCAACTTTAGCAACCACAATTATAACGACAGTAACACACTCAAAGATAAGCTTTTAGTTCAATTTCCGATTTCAAATGCTTATTCTCTATTGTATTATGAAAAAGAAAGCCTTGCTCAGAACATTATCCAACAGCTGAAGTACAACAATCGGGAAAATATCGGAAAAAATCTTGCAAAATGGGTAATGGAAAGAGTTGATTTCAAAAATGATAAACCAGATATCATAACTACAGTTCCGCTACACTACAAAAAACTGAAACAACGTGGCTACAACCAACTTCATCTGTTTGGTAACGAACTGTCTAATTTCTACAACATTCCTGTAAATCATACATTGCTAAAACGCACCACGCATAGCAAAGCACAGGCGAAGAAAGACCAAAGCGAGCGACTGAAAACAAAAAATGCTTACCAACTAACACAACATATTGATGATAAGCACATTCTTTTGATTGATGATGTTTACACTACCGGAAACACCATTTCTAACATTGCCTGGGAAATCCTAAACAATTCTACAAACGTCAGAATCAGTATTATGGTAATGGCGATGGACGTTTAA
- a CDS encoding helix-turn-helix domain-containing protein: protein MQDLATKTGLSKSYLNEIENGKKYPKHDKIIQLSEALQCTFDDLVSTKLDKSLIPINDVLQSDFFKEIPLDLFGINKSNLISIISEAPKKVTAFINALIEISQNYNLGKERFYFAVMRSFQELYDNHFPEIEDAAAEFAQENQLKLSKDLKSEILEQLLRETFDYTINSIDFSEDYALNKLRSLFIPEKKLLLLNNRLDNNQKVFILAKEIGFNYLKLASRPNTYSWLDFSSFEEILNNFYASYFAGCLLISKTKLIEKTGDFFDQREWNPQNLDSLIKHFTDSPETFYYRLTNILSSEFGIKDLFYLCFVKKDNSDKIQILKELHLNHQQAPHSNNTNEHYCRRWIAVKNLHHLKENETLTDAQISHYKDQSVSYLVISTSQKNPFSDGSNRSYCLGILLNNQTLKKISFATSSQLRTIEVGVTCESCSIRDCEVRQSPPVRLDKEQFNLDMKKSIEKIRKSLI, encoded by the coding sequence TTGCAAGATCTTGCAACCAAAACTGGATTGTCTAAATCTTATCTTAACGAAATAGAAAACGGCAAAAAATACCCAAAACACGATAAAATAATACAACTGTCGGAGGCATTACAATGTACTTTTGACGACTTGGTATCCACCAAACTGGACAAGAGCCTTATCCCGATAAATGATGTTCTACAGTCGGATTTTTTTAAGGAAATCCCGCTTGATCTTTTTGGTATTAATAAAAGCAACCTTATCAGCATCATTAGCGAAGCTCCTAAAAAAGTAACCGCTTTTATCAACGCTCTCATCGAAATATCACAAAATTATAATCTTGGAAAAGAACGGTTTTATTTTGCCGTTATGCGCTCTTTCCAGGAACTTTATGACAATCATTTCCCCGAAATAGAAGATGCGGCAGCTGAATTTGCACAGGAAAATCAGTTAAAACTTAGTAAAGACTTAAAGAGTGAAATCCTAGAACAATTACTGAGAGAAACGTTTGATTACACGATTAATTCAATAGATTTTTCCGAAGATTATGCATTAAATAAACTGCGATCCCTTTTTATCCCAGAGAAAAAATTACTTTTACTGAATAATAGACTGGATAACAACCAAAAAGTTTTTATTCTCGCGAAGGAAATCGGGTTTAATTATCTGAAATTAGCATCACGTCCAAACACTTATTCCTGGCTGGATTTCAGCAGTTTTGAAGAGATTCTTAATAATTTCTATGCTTCTTATTTTGCAGGATGCTTATTGATATCGAAAACGAAACTTATTGAGAAAACCGGAGATTTTTTTGACCAAAGAGAATGGAATCCTCAAAACCTTGATTCTCTTATAAAGCATTTTACAGATTCGCCAGAAACATTTTATTATAGGCTAACAAATATACTTTCTTCGGAATTCGGCATCAAGGATCTATTTTACCTTTGTTTTGTAAAAAAGGACAATTCTGATAAAATCCAGATATTGAAAGAACTTCACCTGAATCACCAGCAGGCTCCGCATTCCAATAATACCAACGAACATTATTGCAGGCGATGGATAGCTGTAAAAAACTTGCATCATTTAAAGGAAAATGAAACACTAACCGATGCTCAGATTTCTCATTACAAAGATCAGAGTGTAAGTTACCTTGTTATCTCTACGTCGCAGAAAAATCCTTTTTCAGACGGGAGCAATAGAAGTTATTGCTTAGGAATTTTACTTAATAATCAGACTTTAAAAAAAATCAGCTTTGCAACATCATCACAACTTAGAACCATAGAAGTGGGCGTTACGTGTGAGAGCTGCAGTATACGGGATTGTGAGGTGCGCCAGTCTCCGCCAGTGCGACTAGATAAAGAGCAGTTTAATCTTGATATGAAAAAGTCGATTGAAAAAATCAGAAAATCATTAATTTAG
- the aceB gene encoding malate synthase A codes for METMSQLKISPDTKFKEIFTDELIDFLVKLHRNFNHTRIELLEERKKTQLRFDAGDLPSFPSETIHIRNGDWICAKMPADLQDRRVEITGPVDRKMIINALNSGANTFMADFEDSNSPTWENCMQGQINLTDAINKTIDFTNEQGKSYKLNGQTAVLLIRPRGLHLPEKNIEIEGELASGSLIDFGIYFFRNAKRLIANGSGPYFYLPKLEHYKEARWWNDVFVFAQNYLDIPQGTIKATVLIETITASFQLDEILFELKNHSSGLNCGRWDYIFSYIKKFRNNPHFLLPDRDQVTMVSPFMKAYAKRVIEICHKRNVHAMGGMAAQIPVRNNDEANDAAFEKVRNDKEREVRNGHDGTWVAHPALVPVAKEVFDHYMKGKNQVDKQFDYKIKESELLEVADGTITENGVRKNINVGILYIESWLMGVGAAALYNLMEDAATAEISRTQIWQWLKHEAVLDDERVLTKEMVLEWEKEELSKIRDYVGADRFDKGKFNQAKELFNELVFWDSFEEFLTLKAYPFI; via the coding sequence ATGGAAACGATGAGCCAATTAAAAATTTCTCCAGATACCAAGTTTAAAGAGATTTTTACGGATGAATTAATTGATTTTTTAGTTAAGCTTCACAGGAATTTTAATCACACAAGAATCGAATTATTAGAAGAAAGAAAAAAGACACAATTGCGCTTTGATGCAGGAGATCTCCCATCTTTTCCATCGGAAACGATTCATATCCGAAACGGAGATTGGATATGTGCTAAAATGCCGGCGGACTTGCAGGACAGAAGAGTAGAGATTACTGGTCCGGTTGATAGAAAAATGATTATCAATGCGCTTAACTCCGGAGCCAATACATTTATGGCAGATTTTGAAGATAGTAATTCTCCAACTTGGGAAAATTGCATGCAGGGGCAGATTAATCTGACGGATGCCATTAATAAAACCATTGATTTTACTAATGAACAAGGAAAAAGCTACAAGCTTAATGGACAAACAGCAGTGCTTCTCATTCGTCCAAGAGGGTTGCATCTTCCTGAAAAAAATATAGAAATTGAAGGAGAACTTGCTTCAGGCTCTTTAATTGATTTTGGAATATACTTTTTCCGAAATGCCAAGCGATTAATTGCAAATGGAAGTGGCCCGTATTTTTACCTGCCAAAACTTGAGCACTATAAAGAAGCGCGCTGGTGGAATGATGTTTTTGTATTTGCTCAAAATTATCTGGACATTCCTCAGGGAACTATCAAAGCAACAGTTCTTATAGAAACAATAACGGCTTCCTTCCAGTTGGATGAAATCCTTTTTGAGCTAAAAAATCATAGTTCAGGTTTAAATTGTGGCCGCTGGGATTATATATTTTCTTACATCAAAAAATTTAGAAATAATCCTCATTTTCTTCTGCCGGATCGAGATCAGGTAACAATGGTGTCGCCTTTTATGAAGGCGTATGCGAAAAGAGTTATCGAGATATGTCACAAAAGAAATGTTCACGCAATGGGCGGAATGGCAGCTCAGATCCCTGTTAGGAATAATGACGAAGCCAATGATGCCGCTTTTGAAAAAGTGAGAAATGACAAAGAGCGCGAAGTGCGGAACGGTCACGATGGAACATGGGTGGCGCATCCTGCTCTTGTGCCGGTGGCTAAAGAAGTTTTTGATCATTATATGAAAGGAAAAAACCAAGTGGATAAACAGTTTGATTATAAAATCAAAGAATCGGAATTATTAGAAGTTGCTGATGGTACGATCACTGAAAATGGTGTCAGGAAAAACATCAATGTTGGTATTCTTTATATCGAGTCCTGGCTTATGGGAGTTGGAGCGGCTGCGCTTTATAATCTCATGGAAGACGCAGCTACTGCAGAGATTTCCAGAACGCAAATATGGCAATGGTTGAAACACGAAGCGGTCTTGGATGATGAAAGAGTTCTCACAAAGGAAATGGTCTTGGAATGGGAGAAAGAAGAACTTTCTAAGATCCGAGATTACGTGGGAGCTGATCGTTTTGACAAAGGAAAATTTAACCAAGCAAAGGAGCTTTTTAATGAATTGGTTTTCTGGGATAGCTTCGAAGAATTTCTTACACTGAAAGCATACCCATTTATCTAA
- the aceA gene encoding isocitrate lyase, which translates to MKTKQEQVQALEQDWITNPRWSGITRPYSAEDVLKLRGSYKLEYTIATEMSRKLWEKLNNQDWVAGLGALTGNQAVQEVDAGLEAIYLSGWQVAADANLSGEMYPDQSLYPANSVPSVVKKINNALLRADQIQSVNGGGEKEYLVPIVADAEAGFGGNLNAFELMKQMIEAGAAGVHFEDQLSSAKKCGHLGGKVLVPTQEAVNKLIAARLAADVCGVPSIIVARTDADAADLLTSDIDDRDKKFVTGERTSEGFYVVKNGVEQGIDRGLSYAPYADLIWMETSNPDLDYARQFAEGIHAKFPGKMLAYNCSPSFNWAAKLSVEEMENFREELAKMGYKFQFITLAGFHALNTAMFELALAYKERGMAGYSELQEREFELQKKGFRAVKHQSFVGTGYFDEIQTVVTSGKSATVAMKDSTETAQFH; encoded by the coding sequence ATGAAAACAAAACAAGAACAGGTTCAGGCTTTGGAACAAGACTGGATCACAAATCCGAGATGGAGCGGTATCACAAGACCTTATTCTGCAGAAGATGTACTGAAACTGAGAGGTTCATACAAACTGGAGTATACTATTGCTACTGAAATGTCTCGAAAACTTTGGGAGAAATTAAATAATCAGGACTGGGTCGCTGGGCTCGGGGCTCTCACAGGAAATCAGGCTGTACAAGAAGTTGATGCTGGATTGGAAGCGATTTATCTTTCCGGTTGGCAGGTGGCAGCAGATGCCAATCTTTCCGGAGAAATGTATCCTGATCAGTCACTTTATCCAGCCAATTCGGTGCCTTCCGTAGTTAAAAAGATCAATAACGCTTTGCTTAGGGCAGATCAAATCCAGTCGGTGAACGGAGGTGGGGAAAAAGAATATCTCGTTCCGATTGTGGCAGACGCCGAAGCTGGTTTCGGAGGTAATCTCAATGCTTTCGAATTGATGAAGCAAATGATCGAGGCTGGTGCAGCAGGTGTTCATTTCGAAGATCAGTTGTCATCTGCAAAAAAATGCGGACATCTTGGTGGTAAAGTTTTGGTTCCGACACAGGAAGCGGTAAATAAACTGATTGCTGCAAGACTGGCTGCTGATGTATGTGGTGTTCCGAGTATTATTGTTGCCAGAACCGATGCGGATGCTGCGGATTTACTCACCTCAGATATTGATGACAGAGATAAAAAATTCGTGACTGGTGAGAGAACTTCGGAAGGTTTTTATGTTGTGAAAAATGGAGTAGAGCAGGGTATCGACAGAGGTTTATCCTATGCACCTTATGCAGACCTGATCTGGATGGAGACGTCTAATCCTGATTTAGATTATGCCAGACAATTCGCAGAAGGCATTCACGCCAAGTTTCCTGGAAAAATGCTAGCCTATAATTGTTCACCTTCTTTTAACTGGGCGGCAAAATTATCCGTGGAGGAAATGGAAAATTTCCGTGAGGAACTGGCAAAAATGGGCTATAAATTTCAGTTTATAACACTGGCAGGTTTCCACGCTCTGAATACGGCAATGTTCGAATTGGCATTAGCTTACAAAGAACGAGGAATGGCAGGTTATTCCGAATTGCAGGAAAGGGAATTTGAACTGCAGAAAAAAGGTTTCCGGGCTGTAAAACACCAGTCATTTGTAGGCACAGGTTATTTTGATGAAATACAAACCGTAGTTACCAGCGGTAAATCTGCAACTGTTGCAATGAAGGATTCTACAGAAACAGCACAATTCCATTAA
- the glgP gene encoding alpha-glucan family phosphorylase, whose translation MDFKNFKMPYSINPNYSKRTAYFSMEFAIDQALKIYSGGLGFLAGSHMRSAYNLKQDFVGIGILWKYGYYDQARNQDQTLNPIWTKKMYSFLEDTGIKFQIEIHNAPVWVKVWYLNPETFKTCPMFFLSTDVPENDHISKTICHKLYDANESTKLAQYILLGKGGAKLLDEMNLERDVYHLNEAHGLPAAFYLLRKYGGDLSKVKEKLVFTTHTPEEAGNEKHNLYHCHDMSYFCGLSIDEVKKIEGVDDDRFNHSLCALRMSRISNAVSQLHGVVSRDMWNKYPGICEIKSITNAQEFKYWADKPLYDAKDESDDSLFDYRKRHLKKRTFKIVADQTGKLFDPNVLTIVWARRFAGYKRADLLLADKERFRKMLENSRYPVQIIWAGKPYPMDYGAISTFNNLVEESKNHKNMAVLTGYELSLSKSLKQGSDIWLNNPRVPREASGTSGMTAAMNGSVNLSTDDGWIPEFAKHGENSFVVPKADYHNWQQIEQDNFDLKNLYEVLENQIIPTYYENPNQWRKIVHTAMDDVKIQFGSDRMADEYYKILY comes from the coding sequence TTGCAGGATCACATATGAGAAGTGCATATAATCTAAAACAGGATTTTGTAGGAATCGGGATTCTTTGGAAATACGGTTACTATGATCAGGCCAGAAACCAGGATCAGACACTTAATCCGATCTGGACTAAAAAGATGTACAGTTTTCTTGAAGATACAGGCATCAAATTCCAAATCGAAATTCACAATGCTCCTGTTTGGGTCAAAGTATGGTACCTGAATCCGGAAACCTTCAAAACATGTCCTATGTTTTTCCTAAGTACAGATGTGCCAGAAAACGATCATATTTCTAAAACCATCTGTCATAAATTATACGATGCTAATGAATCTACAAAATTAGCGCAATACATTCTTCTTGGAAAAGGCGGTGCAAAACTTCTGGATGAGATGAATCTGGAAAGAGACGTATATCACCTGAATGAAGCGCATGGACTGCCCGCAGCTTTTTACCTTTTAAGAAAATACGGTGGCGATCTTTCTAAAGTAAAAGAAAAACTGGTTTTTACGACTCACACACCGGAAGAAGCTGGAAACGAAAAACACAATCTATATCATTGCCACGATATGTCTTATTTCTGCGGACTGAGCATAGACGAGGTCAAAAAAATCGAAGGTGTAGATGATGACAGATTCAACCACTCTCTTTGTGCACTCAGAATGTCAAGAATTTCCAATGCGGTTTCACAGTTACACGGCGTGGTTTCCAGAGATATGTGGAACAAATATCCGGGGATATGCGAAATCAAATCCATCACCAACGCTCAGGAATTCAAATATTGGGCAGATAAACCTCTCTATGACGCAAAAGATGAAAGCGATGATTCGCTTTTCGATTACAGGAAAAGACATCTTAAGAAAAGAACATTCAAGATAGTTGCAGATCAAACAGGAAAATTATTTGATCCAAATGTACTAACTATTGTGTGGGCAAGAAGATTTGCCGGATACAAAAGAGCAGATCTTTTATTGGCAGACAAAGAGCGTTTCAGAAAAATGTTGGAAAACTCTAGATATCCTGTTCAGATTATCTGGGCTGGAAAACCATATCCGATGGATTATGGTGCTATTTCTACTTTCAATAACCTGGTAGAAGAAAGTAAGAATCACAAAAATATGGCGGTACTTACGGGATACGAATTATCACTAAGTAAATCTCTGAAACAAGGTTCTGATATCTGGCTAAACAACCCGAGAGTTCCCAGAGAAGCATCTGGAACCAGCGGTATGACAGCAGCGATGAATGGCTCCGTCAATCTTTCTACAGATGATGGATGGATTCCTGAATTTGCAAAACATGGTGAAAACTCTTTTGTAGTTCCAAAAGCAGATTATCATAACTGGCAACAAATTGAGCAGGATAACTTCGATCTAAAAAATCTTTACGAAGTTTTGGAAAACCAAATCATCCCGACTTACTATGAAAATCCTAATCAGTGGAGAAAAATAGTTCATACAGCAATGGATGATGTAAAAATCCAATTCGGAAGCGACAGAATGGCGGATGAATACTATAAGATTTTATATTAA